One Microlunatus soli genomic window carries:
- a CDS encoding SH3 domain-containing protein, giving the protein MSSTLRRAGAMTTALAAAGAAITIGGVQLASADSATATAGVNIRSGPGTKYDIVGGLSAGQRITAVGKPSNGWVKVRLNGSPAYVSAQYLDLKKGNKAASPANIYTKGVKLATAPLNVRSSPSLGSKVVGYVSDGQKVSLTGKQSKGFTEILYGGSRAWVTSQYLVSSMNDLPRDTGSRYATADLLIRTTTDSDFNIITTVKKGTELHTTGATRDGYAQIIYNDAVRWVTAKYLSNRTVSGPSSPSSKPAPKPSKPAKPSKPSSSTPKAIGSRYATTELLIRSSSGSDFRTITEVPTGTKLRITGKTSNGKAQIIWDGSARWVTAQYLASTKPSTRDDSDTGSSLPRVVGSRYATTELLIRSNSSADYKTVDTVGTGYKLRITGVYKNGRAQIVYDNAVRWVTSQYLSKSKPSSGSSGSGSSGSNNNPGTPSSSNKGQVVLNFAKAQLGKPYVFGATGPSTFDCSGLTLRAWEAAGVNLPRTSQQQFLASPRVSMDNLKIGDLVFFYGPSPSHVGIYAGNGKVINAPRPGKTVEYTQISYMPVAGATRPG; this is encoded by the coding sequence GTGAGCAGCACCTTGCGTAGAGCCGGTGCCATGACCACGGCGTTGGCCGCGGCCGGCGCGGCGATCACGATCGGCGGAGTCCAACTCGCGTCGGCTGATTCCGCGACGGCCACGGCCGGCGTCAACATCCGGTCCGGCCCAGGCACGAAGTACGACATCGTCGGCGGACTTTCCGCCGGCCAACGGATCACCGCCGTGGGCAAGCCCAGCAACGGCTGGGTCAAGGTCCGACTCAACGGGTCACCGGCCTACGTGTCGGCGCAGTACCTGGACCTGAAGAAGGGCAACAAGGCCGCCAGCCCGGCGAACATCTACACCAAGGGCGTCAAGCTTGCTACCGCACCGCTCAATGTGCGTTCCAGTCCGAGCTTGGGCAGCAAGGTCGTCGGCTACGTGTCCGACGGCCAGAAGGTTTCGCTGACCGGGAAGCAGTCCAAGGGCTTCACCGAGATCCTGTACGGCGGCAGCCGCGCCTGGGTCACGTCGCAGTATCTGGTCAGCTCGATGAACGACCTGCCGCGGGACACCGGGTCGCGGTATGCAACCGCGGACCTGCTGATCCGGACCACCACCGACAGCGACTTCAACATCATCACCACGGTGAAGAAGGGCACCGAGCTGCACACCACCGGTGCGACTCGGGACGGCTACGCCCAGATCATCTACAACGACGCCGTGCGCTGGGTGACCGCGAAGTACCTGTCGAACCGGACGGTCAGTGGCCCGTCCTCCCCCAGCAGCAAACCGGCCCCGAAGCCGAGCAAGCCGGCCAAGCCGAGCAAGCCGAGTTCGTCGACGCCGAAGGCGATCGGTTCGCGGTATGCGACCACCGAGTTGCTGATCCGGAGCAGCTCCGGCAGCGATTTCCGGACGATCACCGAGGTGCCGACCGGCACCAAGCTGCGGATCACCGGCAAGACGTCCAACGGCAAGGCCCAGATCATCTGGGACGGCAGTGCACGTTGGGTGACCGCCCAGTATCTGGCCAGCACCAAGCCTTCGACCCGGGACGACAGCGACACCGGCTCATCGCTGCCCAGGGTGGTCGGCTCCCGTTACGCCACCACGGAGTTGTTGATCCGGAGCAACTCGTCGGCCGACTACAAGACGGTGGACACCGTCGGCACCGGCTACAAGCTGCGGATCACCGGCGTCTACAAGAACGGCCGCGCCCAGATCGTCTACGACAACGCGGTCCGCTGGGTGACCTCGCAGTACCTGTCGAAGTCCAAGCCGAGCTCCGGGTCGTCCGGCTCCGGGTCGTCCGGAAGCAACAACAACCCGGGTACGCCCTCCAGCTCCAACAAGGGCCAGGTCGTGCTGAACTTCGCCAAGGCCCAGCTGGGCAAGCCGTACGTGTTCGGCGCGACCGGACCGAGCACGTTCGACTGCTCGGGTCTGACCCTGCGGGCCTGGGAGGCGGCCGGGGTGAACCTGCCGCGGACCTCGCAGCAGCAGTTCCTGGCCAGTCCGCGGGTGTCGATGGACAACCTCAAGATCGGCGACCTGGTGTTCTTCTACGGACCGAGCCCGTCCCACGTCGGCATCTACGCCGGCAACGGCAAGGTGATCAACGCGCCACGGCCGGGCAAGACCGTCGAGTACACCCAGATCTCCTACATGCCGGTGGCGGGCGCCACCCGGCCGGGCTGA
- a CDS encoding SH3 domain-containing protein yields the protein MHQIPHLRLGKAVQGGKTVTTAIRKVGAAAIAATAGAAITIGGAQLATANSATATTGVNIRSGPGTSYDIVGGLVRGQRITTVGKADDGWMKVRFNGDTGYVSAQYLGTDGKSVGSNEVTISTKGVKIATAALNVRATPTLGAKVVGYISDGQKVSLTGKQSKGFAEVLYGGSRAWVSSQYLISSWRDLPSSSGTKVATADLLIRTSTDSAFMIITTAPKGTKLKVTGTTRNGYAQIVYGDAIRWVTAKYLSNSAVSGPSSSAPEQSSADSSKKSTSSNKKSSSNKTSSGNKTSSSKSSTATRPSTPSVVGTRYATTELLVRSTAGSDYRTVATVDRGDTVKITGRTSNGRAQIVYDGSVRWVTAQYLSSSKPRAASKPDSKPSTSPAKNTEDKSSAGLDPTYKGDSRNVADSTWDELAMCESSGNWSINTGNGFYGGLQFTAQTWRGFGGTGMPQDASRSEQIKVAERVLAVQGWGAWPACSSKLGLR from the coding sequence ATGCATCAGATCCCCCATCTGCGGCTCGGGAAGGCCGTCCAAGGAGGAAAGACCGTGACCACCGCGATACGCAAGGTCGGAGCAGCCGCGATTGCTGCGACAGCCGGAGCCGCGATCACCATCGGCGGCGCCCAGCTCGCCACAGCCAACTCCGCCACAGCGACCACCGGAGTCAACATCCGTTCCGGGCCGGGTACGTCCTACGACATCGTCGGCGGACTGGTACGTGGCCAGCGGATCACCACCGTCGGAAAGGCCGACGACGGCTGGATGAAGGTTCGCTTCAACGGCGACACCGGCTACGTCTCCGCCCAGTACCTCGGCACCGACGGCAAGAGCGTCGGCAGCAATGAAGTGACGATCTCGACCAAGGGCGTCAAGATCGCGACCGCCGCACTCAACGTCCGCGCCACGCCAACCCTCGGGGCCAAGGTCGTCGGCTATATATCCGACGGCCAGAAGGTCTCCTTGACCGGCAAGCAGTCCAAGGGCTTCGCCGAGGTCCTGTACGGCGGCAGCCGCGCCTGGGTCAGTTCGCAGTATTTGATCAGCTCCTGGCGGGACCTACCGAGTTCCTCGGGCACCAAGGTGGCTACGGCGGACCTGTTGATCAGGACCAGCACCGACTCGGCCTTCATGATCATCACCACCGCACCCAAGGGCACCAAGCTCAAGGTCACCGGCACCACCCGGAACGGCTATGCCCAGATCGTCTACGGCGACGCGATCCGTTGGGTGACGGCGAAGTACCTGTCCAACAGCGCAGTGTCCGGGCCGAGCAGCTCGGCACCCGAGCAGAGCAGCGCCGACAGCAGCAAAAAGTCGACATCGAGCAACAAGAAGTCGTCCAGCAACAAGACGTCGTCGGGCAACAAGACGTCGTCCAGCAAGAGCAGCACGGCCACGCGGCCGAGCACCCCGTCGGTGGTCGGCACCCGCTACGCCACCACCGAACTGCTGGTCCGCTCGACGGCGGGCAGCGACTACCGTACGGTCGCCACCGTCGATCGCGGGGACACCGTCAAGATCACCGGACGGACCAGCAACGGCCGCGCCCAGATCGTCTACGACGGTTCGGTCCGCTGGGTGACCGCACAGTATTTGTCCAGCAGCAAGCCACGGGCAGCGTCCAAGCCGGACAGCAAGCCCTCGACAAGCCCCGCGAAGAACACCGAGGACAAGTCGTCGGCCGGTCTCGATCCGACCTACAAGGGTGATAGCCGCAACGTGGCCGACAGCACCTGGGACGAGCTGGCGATGTGTGAATCCAGTGGCAACTGGAGCATCAACACCGGCAACGGGTTCTACGGCGGCCTGCAGTTCACCGCCCAGACCTGGCGCGGCTTCGGCGGCACCGGCATGCCACAGGACGCCAGTCGCTCCGAACAGATCAAGGTCGCCGAGCGCGTCCTCGCCGTCCAGGGCTGGGGTGCCTGGCCCGCCTGCAGCAGCAAACTCGGGCTGCGCTGA
- a CDS encoding metallopeptidase family protein, translated as MEMPDDEFDRLVSEAIDRVPERLAGLLDNVVIMVEDWPPPDEPDLLGYYDGVPLTERDGGYAGVLPDRIVIFRQPTLRICSTTDEVVEEVGITVVHEIAHFFGIDDAQLHELGYS; from the coding sequence ATGGAGATGCCCGACGACGAGTTCGATCGCCTGGTCTCGGAGGCGATCGACCGAGTGCCCGAGCGGCTGGCCGGCCTACTCGACAATGTCGTGATCATGGTCGAGGACTGGCCGCCGCCGGACGAACCCGATCTGCTCGGCTACTACGACGGCGTCCCGTTGACCGAACGCGACGGCGGGTACGCCGGTGTGCTGCCGGACCGGATCGTGATCTTCCGACAGCCGACCCTGCGGATCTGCAGCACGACCGACGAGGTCGTGGAGGAGGTCGGGATCACCGTGGTGCACGAGATCGCCCACTTCTTCGGCATCGACGACGCTCAGCTGCACGAGCTCGGCTACAGCTGA
- a CDS encoding DnaJ family domain-containing protein: MNDNDAAGRADVGRSAESEPRWRRNESTQDRMIREAQERGEFDNLPGAGKPLRNLGGDWVTQWVQREDLSGVLPPELALRKEADNIIDTVAELRTEAEVRAVVEELNRRIREMRLRPSSGHNRGPDSFLRTVSADRIVGEWRSRRG, from the coding sequence ATGAATGACAACGACGCAGCCGGCCGTGCCGATGTCGGTCGGTCCGCGGAGTCCGAGCCCCGATGGCGGCGCAACGAGTCGACCCAGGACCGGATGATCCGGGAGGCGCAGGAACGCGGCGAGTTCGACAACCTTCCCGGCGCCGGCAAGCCGCTGCGCAATCTGGGCGGCGACTGGGTCACCCAATGGGTCCAGCGAGAGGACCTGTCCGGTGTCCTGCCGCCGGAGCTCGCGTTGCGCAAGGAGGCCGACAACATCATCGACACCGTCGCCGAACTCCGGACCGAGGCCGAGGTGCGCGCCGTGGTCGAGGAACTGAACCGCCGGATCCGGGAGATGCGACTTCGCCCGTCCAGTGGGCACAACCGGGGACCCGATTCGTTCCTGCGGACCGTCAGTGCCGACCGGATCGTCGGCGAATGGCGATCCCGGCGCGGCTGA
- a CDS encoding FAD-dependent oxidoreductase translates to MSQPTSGARPDRRPAIVLVSAEYSDRMMAEFCRYERDYELHAARSHAEASAVIGELVAAGVPIALFAADSRLPDAPILAAFADWRAAVPTSRRVIIAPVERFTGDAPGLRIGMATGKYDAYLLLPRGPRDEEFHHAITDLLSDWGSTVPDPEALTAKIIAPPNSLPALEIRDFFDRMGMPNRRYDPDSEVGHHVREQFPADVDYPLVWSMVRDPIAPRSVSDVARSIYGTPDAVSVPGVVDLAVIGAGPAGLAAAVYGASEGLSTVVLESGAIGGQAGTSSMIRNYLGFPRGISGMRLAQRARNQALRFGAQFFTGWPVLGLEAGAPHELITDGGRVRARSAVIAAGVRYRKLGVEPIEALVGSGVNYGAALTAARELEGRDVVVVGGGNSAGQAAVHLARFCRSVRLVVRRSGLEETMSSYLIGEISFTSRITVQTDARIVDGGGDPSLEWVCLEDQRTGERQTLPVAGLFLLLGAEPQTDWLPSSLARDDHGFVLTGRDVPQSAWDGGLPPPDLASTVPGIFAVGDIRAGSMKRVASASGEGASVVPLVHRWLADAPAVSTP, encoded by the coding sequence ATGTCGCAACCGACGTCAGGGGCGCGGCCGGATCGTCGTCCGGCCATCGTGTTGGTGTCGGCGGAATACTCCGACCGGATGATGGCGGAGTTCTGCCGCTACGAGAGGGACTACGAACTGCACGCTGCCCGGTCACATGCCGAGGCGTCGGCCGTGATCGGCGAGCTGGTGGCCGCCGGGGTACCGATCGCACTGTTCGCGGCCGATTCCCGGCTGCCGGATGCTCCGATCCTGGCGGCCTTCGCCGACTGGCGGGCGGCGGTGCCGACCTCGCGGCGGGTGATCATCGCGCCGGTGGAGCGGTTCACCGGCGATGCGCCGGGCCTGCGGATCGGGATGGCGACGGGCAAGTACGACGCGTACCTGCTGCTGCCCCGCGGTCCGCGGGACGAGGAGTTCCACCACGCGATCACCGACCTACTGTCGGACTGGGGGTCAACCGTTCCCGACCCCGAAGCGCTGACCGCCAAGATCATCGCACCGCCGAACTCGCTTCCTGCGTTGGAGATCCGTGACTTCTTCGACCGGATGGGAATGCCGAATCGCCGGTACGACCCGGACAGCGAAGTGGGGCACCACGTCCGCGAGCAGTTCCCAGCCGACGTCGACTACCCGCTCGTCTGGTCGATGGTCCGAGATCCGATCGCTCCGCGATCGGTCAGCGACGTCGCACGATCGATCTACGGCACACCGGACGCGGTCAGCGTGCCCGGCGTCGTCGACCTGGCCGTGATCGGAGCTGGTCCGGCAGGCCTGGCGGCAGCCGTGTACGGGGCATCGGAGGGACTGTCGACCGTCGTCCTGGAATCCGGCGCGATCGGTGGCCAGGCCGGAACCAGCTCGATGATCAGGAACTACCTCGGATTCCCGCGCGGTATCTCCGGGATGCGGCTCGCGCAACGCGCCCGGAATCAGGCGCTGCGCTTCGGCGCTCAGTTCTTCACCGGTTGGCCGGTGCTCGGACTGGAGGCGGGGGCGCCGCACGAGTTGATCACCGATGGTGGTCGGGTGCGAGCTCGGTCGGCGGTGATCGCCGCCGGTGTGCGTTACCGGAAGTTGGGCGTGGAGCCGATCGAGGCGCTGGTCGGATCGGGCGTCAACTACGGCGCCGCACTGACCGCGGCCCGCGAGCTGGAGGGCCGTGACGTGGTGGTCGTCGGAGGTGGCAACTCCGCCGGACAGGCAGCCGTCCACCTGGCCCGATTCTGCCGGTCGGTCCGGCTGGTGGTCCGACGGTCCGGACTGGAGGAGACGATGTCGTCCTATCTGATCGGCGAGATCTCTTTCACCTCCCGGATCACCGTGCAGACCGACGCCCGGATCGTCGACGGTGGTGGGGACCCGAGTCTGGAGTGGGTCTGCCTGGAGGACCAGCGCACCGGCGAGCGACAGACCCTGCCTGTCGCCGGGCTGTTCCTGCTGCTGGGAGCGGAACCACAGACCGACTGGCTACCGAGTAGCCTCGCCCGCGATGATCATGGATTCGTGCTCACCGGACGAGATGTTCCGCAGTCGGCCTGGGACGGCGGACTGCCACCCCCGGATCTGGCGAGTACGGTGCCGGGCATCTTCGCGGTCGGGGACATCCGGGCCGGCTCGATGAAGCGCGTCGCCTCGGCCAGCGGTGAGGGAGCTTCGGTGGTTCCGCTGGTGCACCGCTGGCTCGCCGACGCTCCGGCGGTGAGTACGCCGTGA
- a CDS encoding DinB family protein, whose protein sequence is MTSSEQVQAPPALPAPGGTADERTALEGFLEQYRAIVLRKVVGLTDQQARRQLVASQTTVAGLIRHLRWVEDAWFVEVLDGGRRPSWRDEDPEWQFRSGDESLAELINEYQQACERSRTIAADHALDDTGQHWRFGAVSLRWIYVHMIEELARHAGHLDILREQLDGRSGFD, encoded by the coding sequence GTGACCTCCTCCGAGCAGGTCCAGGCCCCGCCAGCGCTGCCTGCGCCCGGCGGTACCGCCGACGAACGCACCGCCCTGGAGGGATTCCTGGAGCAGTACCGGGCGATCGTCCTTCGCAAGGTCGTCGGTCTGACCGATCAGCAGGCCCGCCGACAGCTGGTCGCATCGCAGACCACCGTCGCCGGGCTGATCCGGCATCTGCGCTGGGTCGAGGATGCCTGGTTCGTCGAGGTCCTGGACGGCGGTCGACGTCCGTCCTGGCGGGACGAGGACCCGGAGTGGCAGTTCCGATCCGGCGACGAATCGTTGGCCGAGTTGATCAACGAATACCAGCAGGCCTGCGAACGGTCCAGGACGATCGCCGCCGACCATGCCCTCGACGACACGGGACAGCACTGGCGCTTCGGCGCCGTGTCATTGCGCTGGATCTATGTCCACATGATCGAGGAACTCGCGCGGCACGCTGGTCACCTGGACATCCTGCGTGAGCAGTTGGACGGCCGGAGCGGATTCGACTGA
- a CDS encoding class I SAM-dependent methyltransferase: MNEDMQVVEQNRLYWEAIAPGRLGESIEFLRSGGSALTDDELALIGDPTGLRVLQLACSVGDESLTLARNGAQVTAVDLAEGHLRTGRQKAAALGVKINFLRQDMMALAPELAGFDRVLISGGGLCWVPDLDRWAVDVAGRLTPGGRIVISEHHPLWEVLTVNGENSLLVSADYFGQGRDGYTDPMKAPQVTWGSTAELPEHRSFVWGIGAVVTALVAAGLMIESLREWAAPDMYPGLGTVADRIPSAYLLSAARP, from the coding sequence GTGAACGAGGACATGCAGGTGGTCGAGCAGAACCGGCTCTACTGGGAGGCGATTGCGCCCGGCCGGCTCGGCGAATCGATCGAATTCCTCCGTTCCGGTGGTTCCGCGCTCACCGACGACGAGCTTGCACTGATCGGCGACCCGACCGGACTGCGGGTGCTGCAGTTGGCCTGCTCGGTCGGCGACGAGTCGCTGACGCTTGCCCGCAACGGTGCACAGGTGACCGCGGTGGACCTCGCCGAGGGTCACCTGCGGACCGGACGGCAGAAGGCCGCCGCGCTCGGCGTCAAGATCAACTTCCTCCGGCAGGACATGATGGCGTTGGCGCCTGAGCTGGCCGGCTTCGATCGGGTGTTGATCTCCGGCGGTGGTCTGTGCTGGGTGCCCGACCTCGACCGGTGGGCCGTCGACGTCGCCGGCCGGCTGACGCCGGGTGGTCGCATCGTGATCAGTGAGCATCATCCGCTCTGGGAGGTGTTGACCGTCAACGGCGAGAACTCGCTGCTGGTCAGTGCCGACTACTTCGGGCAGGGCCGGGACGGGTACACCGACCCGATGAAGGCACCGCAGGTGACCTGGGGCTCGACCGCGGAGTTGCCGGAGCACCGCAGCTTCGTCTGGGGGATCGGCGCCGTCGTGACGGCCTTGGTTGCGGCCGGGCTGATGATCGAATCGTTGCGCGAGTGGGCTGCCCCGGACATGTATCCCGGCCTCGGAACGGTCGCCGACAGGATCCCGTCGGCCTACCTGCTCTCCGCGGCCCGGCCATGA
- a CDS encoding ATP-binding cassette domain-containing protein, with protein sequence MNDVPDDGDHHRGGAAWAALRSSAFAIGQAWRWTPGWLIKLIIVQLLAAITPAGQVVVVAWLVRVAADGFAAYLLPLLLLCALIGLSQVLGDLSRMTDQRIRNRLRRRYQDQLMRAIARMSPQQLADEQLSSLIQACRGALFDIGRLVVQVITAVAAVITAVSLCASVWVISPIAGILVVAALLPSLMIFGWQAAMQDRAFVPVARWQRRTDYRVEQLIGQRSATELATLGSGHQVAELADEGQQQADRLIDRILVLLTRGDLVGAATTAGLLAAALAGILAGGAGGAGVSAGILGVLAGLTATRGAGFAYGDLMAIAPKVGAFRRLVGAVPGAADRSDQQVVGDVATMEADDLTVTYPGAVHPALDGFSIRVERGRIIALVGANGAGKTTAVNALLGTVDCDRGTVCIDGTDLAGTTSAGRLAHFGLLTQEFGRYEFTVDQSVRLGRPDGVASEEEVWAALDSAHLADRIRELPDGLHTQLGPQFGGVGLSGGQWQRLALARIYLRGAGIWVLDEPTSAIDAEAEQQIFAELQRTKADRITIVVSHRAWTLKGMDRIYVLDGGRVVEQGGYEELLAARGRFAEIFSEQ encoded by the coding sequence ATGAATGACGTACCCGACGACGGTGATCATCATCGAGGTGGTGCGGCCTGGGCTGCTCTGCGCAGCTCTGCCTTCGCCATCGGCCAGGCCTGGCGCTGGACGCCCGGGTGGTTGATCAAACTGATCATCGTCCAGTTGCTGGCGGCCATCACGCCGGCCGGTCAGGTCGTGGTCGTCGCCTGGCTGGTCCGCGTCGCCGCAGACGGATTCGCGGCCTACCTGCTCCCGCTGCTGTTGTTGTGTGCGTTGATCGGCCTGTCCCAGGTGCTCGGTGATCTCTCCCGGATGACCGATCAACGGATCCGCAACCGACTGCGTCGCCGCTATCAAGATCAACTGATGCGGGCGATCGCGCGGATGTCGCCGCAGCAGCTGGCCGACGAGCAGCTGAGCTCGCTGATCCAAGCCTGCCGAGGAGCGTTGTTCGACATCGGTCGCCTGGTCGTCCAGGTGATCACCGCGGTCGCGGCCGTGATCACCGCCGTGTCCCTGTGTGCCTCGGTCTGGGTGATCAGCCCGATCGCCGGCATCCTGGTCGTCGCCGCCCTGCTCCCCAGCCTGATGATCTTCGGCTGGCAGGCAGCGATGCAGGACCGGGCGTTCGTGCCGGTAGCCCGGTGGCAGCGCCGCACCGACTACCGGGTCGAGCAGCTGATCGGTCAACGCAGCGCCACCGAGCTGGCCACCTTGGGGTCCGGTCATCAGGTGGCGGAGTTGGCCGATGAGGGGCAACAGCAGGCCGACCGGTTGATCGACCGGATCCTGGTGCTACTGACTCGCGGTGACCTGGTCGGGGCTGCGACCACGGCCGGCCTACTGGCTGCCGCCCTGGCCGGGATCCTCGCCGGCGGCGCCGGAGGTGCGGGTGTGTCGGCCGGCATTCTCGGTGTCCTGGCAGGCCTGACCGCGACCCGGGGCGCCGGCTTCGCCTACGGCGATCTGATGGCGATCGCTCCCAAGGTCGGCGCCTTTCGTCGACTGGTCGGCGCGGTGCCCGGTGCTGCGGATCGGTCGGATCAGCAGGTCGTGGGAGATGTGGCCACCATGGAGGCCGACGATCTGACGGTGACCTATCCCGGCGCCGTACATCCCGCGCTGGACGGGTTCAGCATCCGCGTCGAGCGGGGCAGGATCATCGCGCTGGTCGGCGCCAACGGCGCGGGCAAGACGACGGCGGTCAACGCGTTGCTCGGCACCGTCGACTGTGATCGCGGCACGGTGTGCATCGACGGCACCGACCTTGCCGGCACCACCTCGGCCGGACGGTTGGCGCACTTCGGCCTGCTCACCCAGGAGTTCGGCCGCTACGAGTTCACCGTGGACCAGAGCGTACGGCTCGGTCGTCCGGACGGTGTGGCATCGGAGGAGGAGGTCTGGGCGGCTCTGGATTCGGCGCACCTCGCCGACCGGATCCGAGAGTTGCCCGATGGCCTGCACACCCAGCTCGGCCCGCAGTTCGGAGGCGTCGGGCTGTCCGGCGGTCAGTGGCAGCGACTCGCGCTGGCGCGGATCTACCTCCGGGGTGCCGGGATCTGGGTGCTGGACGAACCGACATCGGCGATCGACGCGGAGGCCGAACAGCAGATCTTCGCCGAGTTGCAGCGGACCAAGGCCGACCGGATCACCATCGTCGTCTCGCACCGCGCTTGGACCTTGAAAGGGATGGACCGCATCTATGTCCTGGACGGCGGCAGGGTCGTCGAACAGGGCGGTTACGAGGAACTGCTCGCAGCTCGCGGACGGTTCGCCGAGATCTTCTCCGAGCAGTAG